A single region of the Halobacterium wangiae genome encodes:
- a CDS encoding AI-2E family transporter, giving the protein MPLSRNVVLAGLLGGLLVLSGVLLGAVIGTVFFAGTVAYLLIPLLYRVERLGLSRWFASAATAGLASLLVGVPVALGLYLASTRIGVVLDALRDVPEEYPISVLEYEYAVDISLVVDAAITYAAALAVDAAAALPVVALKLTLFGMLLFGLLLAHEKAERAFLATLPDSYHDVAHALGKRATATLYAIYVLQAATAIVTTVLALPVFLVLGVPYPVTLAVAAGVLQFVPIVGPSLVVFGIAAYQVTVGNVTGALTVLVVAGVIVAWLPDVLVRPRLSRSTADLPGSLYFIGFTGGLLTVGPVGIIAGPLVVALTVEAAELLAAERNNGRV; this is encoded by the coding sequence GTGCCTCTGTCGCGAAACGTCGTCCTCGCCGGGCTCCTCGGGGGGCTGCTCGTCCTCTCCGGAGTGTTGCTCGGCGCGGTCATCGGCACCGTCTTCTTCGCCGGGACGGTCGCCTACCTTCTCATCCCACTGCTGTACCGCGTCGAGCGCCTCGGCCTCTCCCGGTGGTTCGCCAGCGCCGCCACGGCCGGCCTGGCCTCCCTCCTGGTCGGCGTCCCCGTGGCGCTGGGCCTCTACCTCGCCAGCACCCGGATCGGCGTGGTGCTCGACGCGCTCCGGGACGTCCCCGAGGAGTACCCGATCTCCGTGCTGGAGTACGAGTACGCCGTCGACATCAGCCTCGTCGTTGACGCCGCGATCACCTACGCCGCGGCTCTCGCCGTAGACGCCGCCGCCGCGCTCCCCGTCGTCGCGCTGAAACTGACGCTGTTCGGGATGCTCCTGTTCGGCCTGCTACTGGCCCACGAGAAGGCCGAGCGCGCGTTCCTGGCGACGCTGCCGGACTCCTACCACGACGTCGCGCACGCGCTCGGGAAGCGCGCGACCGCCACCCTGTACGCCATCTACGTCCTCCAGGCCGCGACGGCCATCGTCACAACCGTCCTCGCGCTGCCGGTGTTCCTCGTCCTCGGCGTCCCCTACCCGGTCACGCTCGCCGTCGCGGCGGGAGTCCTCCAGTTCGTCCCCATCGTCGGACCGTCGCTGGTCGTCTTCGGCATCGCGGCCTACCAGGTCACCGTCGGGAACGTCACCGGCGCGCTCACCGTCCTCGTCGTCGCGGGCGTCATCGTCGCGTGGCTCCCCGACGTGCTTGTGCGACCCCGCCTCTCCCGGTCGACGGCGGACCTCCCCGGGAGCCTCTACTTCATCGGCTTCACGGGCGGTCTGCTCACCGTCGGCCCGGTCGGCATCATCGCCGGCCCGCTGGTCGTCGCGCTCACCGTCGAGGCCGCCGAACTCCTCGCCGCCGAGCGGAACAACGGCCGCGTCTGA
- a CDS encoding thiamine ABC transporter substrate-binding protein, whose product MKRRAYLRTAGAGVLGLATAGCLEIGGGGPSGPLTVATYDSFFGDEGTAGRWLKDEWEADHDVDIEFTAPSNGINEFIQRKKQGADIEADLFVGLNTGELVRVDEQLPDQDLFDSLGDVAGTNNIKESLRIDPQNRALPYDTGYITLVYDGTEVENPSTFEALLEPEYEGTLLAQNAQSSDPGRAFLLWTVHEFGPEGYLDYWEGLVENDVRVLDDWQPSYDAFLNDERPIVVSYSTDQVYYNDEDEIPHHQVGFLDDQGYANPETVARFADADRSETAAEFVEFVLTDEAQRNVAVNNVQFPATTTAELPEEYAQYAYEPPEPVTFTYDELAGNVEEWTESWAQQVASN is encoded by the coding sequence ATGAAACGACGAGCGTACCTGAGAACGGCCGGCGCGGGTGTCCTCGGACTCGCCACCGCGGGCTGCCTCGAAATCGGCGGAGGTGGGCCGTCCGGGCCGCTGACCGTCGCCACGTACGACTCCTTCTTCGGCGACGAGGGGACGGCGGGGCGGTGGCTCAAGGACGAGTGGGAGGCCGACCACGACGTCGACATCGAGTTCACGGCGCCGAGCAACGGCATCAACGAGTTCATCCAGCGGAAGAAGCAGGGCGCAGACATCGAGGCCGACCTGTTCGTCGGGCTGAACACGGGCGAACTCGTTCGCGTCGACGAACAGCTACCGGACCAGGACCTCTTCGACTCGCTCGGCGACGTCGCGGGTACCAACAACATCAAGGAGAGCCTCCGCATCGACCCCCAGAATCGCGCGCTGCCCTACGACACCGGCTACATCACACTCGTGTACGACGGCACCGAGGTGGAGAACCCGAGCACCTTCGAGGCGCTGCTCGAACCGGAGTACGAGGGCACGCTCCTCGCGCAGAACGCCCAGTCCAGCGACCCCGGACGGGCGTTCCTGCTCTGGACCGTCCACGAGTTCGGCCCGGAGGGCTACCTCGACTACTGGGAGGGCCTCGTCGAGAACGACGTCCGCGTCCTCGACGACTGGCAACCGTCCTACGACGCGTTCCTCAACGACGAGCGACCCATCGTCGTCTCCTACTCCACCGACCAGGTGTACTACAACGACGAGGACGAGATCCCCCACCACCAGGTCGGCTTCCTCGACGACCAGGGGTACGCGAACCCGGAGACGGTGGCGCGGTTCGCCGACGCCGACCGCTCGGAGACGGCCGCGGAGTTCGTCGAGTTCGTGCTCACCGACGAGGCCCAGCGGAACGTCGCCGTCAACAACGTCCAGTTCCCGGCCACGACGACGGCGGAGCTGCCCGAGGAGTACGCCCAGTACGCCTACGAGCCGCCGGAGCCGGTCACGTTTACGTACGACGAACTCGCAGGGAACGTCGAGGAGTGGACAGAATCGTGGGCACAGCAGGTCGCGAGCAACTGA
- a CDS encoding ABC transporter permease codes for MGTAGREQLTAAADRLGLTATVERLGLRAAGVLTLLVLGVVFYYPVWSVFAEAFGSAAAPVRAVLTSEFYLGAAHGLFTDPLGVPGDVLAWLASVRVHAAWTGLLPDVWVTYPRLRKGLFGFTTYQAALSTLASVVLGLPGAYVLARFEFPGRRTLKALTILPFVLPSIMVVVGFVATFGQFGTVNDLLAALGIGRVQMLYTLELVVLAHAFYNAPLVTRMVGTAWENVDASAVETARSLGANPLRAFRDVVAPQLLPALAASAVLTFVFTFMTFPIVLALGGLQLATVEVWLYARVQQLDYETAAALATLETLFSLTLTYVYLRYEARRAASGTNNPLPRSRLFDAETAREWFVRAGIGVYGVVVAFVFLAPLASMVLASFGGAADPTLEWWRFLVERQSGSRTQPSTAVWNSLVFGVGALALALPMGVVVAAFSARGGRGRKVVDAVLMAPIAVSGIVVGFGMLQSLVFGVELFGTRVSVVGPAVVVAAHAVAGYPFVVRNVAPMLSAVDSRLVESARALGASRGRALWDVELPLVWPGVLAGAAFAFAISIGEFDATVLLASDGAYTMPVALKRYLVDRTAGPSVGPAAAMGTVLLVVTAASFVVIDRVGGRYRP; via the coding sequence GTGGGCACAGCAGGTCGCGAGCAACTGACGGCGGCCGCCGACCGACTGGGACTCACCGCGACCGTCGAGCGACTGGGGCTGCGGGCGGCCGGCGTCCTCACGCTCCTCGTCCTCGGTGTGGTCTTCTACTACCCCGTCTGGTCGGTGTTCGCCGAGGCGTTCGGGAGCGCCGCCGCGCCCGTCCGCGCAGTGCTCACTTCGGAGTTCTACCTGGGCGCCGCCCACGGCCTGTTCACGGACCCGCTGGGGGTGCCGGGCGACGTGCTCGCGTGGCTGGCGAGCGTGCGCGTCCACGCGGCGTGGACCGGCCTGCTTCCCGACGTCTGGGTGACCTACCCCCGCCTGCGGAAGGGGCTGTTCGGGTTCACGACCTACCAGGCCGCACTCTCGACACTGGCGAGCGTCGTACTCGGGCTGCCCGGGGCGTACGTACTCGCGCGCTTCGAGTTCCCCGGGCGGCGCACGCTGAAGGCGCTCACCATCCTCCCGTTCGTCCTCCCCTCCATCATGGTCGTCGTCGGCTTCGTCGCGACGTTCGGCCAGTTCGGCACCGTCAACGACCTGCTCGCGGCGCTCGGCATCGGCCGCGTCCAGATGCTGTACACGCTGGAACTGGTGGTTCTCGCCCACGCGTTCTACAACGCGCCGCTGGTCACCCGGATGGTCGGGACGGCCTGGGAGAACGTCGACGCCAGCGCCGTCGAGACGGCGCGGTCGCTCGGCGCGAACCCGCTGCGGGCGTTCCGCGACGTCGTCGCTCCGCAGCTGTTGCCGGCACTCGCCGCGAGCGCGGTGCTGACGTTCGTGTTCACGTTCATGACGTTCCCCATCGTGCTCGCGCTCGGCGGCCTCCAGCTCGCCACCGTCGAGGTGTGGCTGTACGCCCGCGTTCAGCAACTCGACTACGAGACGGCGGCCGCCCTCGCCACGCTGGAGACGCTGTTCTCGCTGACCCTGACGTACGTCTACCTGCGCTACGAGGCGCGGCGCGCGGCGAGCGGCACGAACAACCCACTCCCGCGGAGTCGGCTCTTCGACGCCGAGACCGCTCGTGAGTGGTTCGTCCGGGCCGGAATCGGCGTCTACGGGGTCGTCGTGGCGTTCGTCTTCCTCGCGCCGCTGGCGAGCATGGTGCTGGCGAGCTTCGGCGGCGCCGCCGACCCCACGCTGGAGTGGTGGCGCTTCCTCGTCGAACGCCAGTCCGGGAGCCGCACGCAGCCCTCGACGGCGGTGTGGAACTCGTTGGTGTTCGGCGTCGGGGCGCTCGCGCTCGCGCTCCCGATGGGCGTCGTCGTCGCGGCGTTCTCCGCGCGCGGCGGCCGCGGCCGGAAGGTCGTCGACGCGGTGCTGATGGCGCCCATCGCCGTCTCGGGCATCGTCGTCGGGTTTGGGATGTTGCAGTCGCTCGTGTTCGGCGTGGAGCTGTTCGGCACCAGAGTCAGCGTGGTCGGGCCCGCAGTCGTCGTCGCCGCCCACGCCGTCGCGGGCTATCCGTTCGTCGTGCGGAACGTCGCGCCGATGCTGTCGGCCGTCGACAGCCGGCTCGTGGAGTCCGCGCGGGCGCTCGGCGCGAGTCGGGGGCGGGCGCTCTGGGACGTGGAACTGCCCCTCGTCTGGCCGGGCGTGCTGGCGGGCGCGGCGTTCGCGTTCGCCATCAGCATCGGCGAGTTCGACGCCACCGTGTTGCTCGCGAGCGACGGCGCGTACACGATGCCAGTCGCCCTGAAGCGCTACCTCGTCGACCGTACGGCCGGCCCGAGCGTCGGCCCGGCGGCCGCGATGGGGACGGTCCTGCTGGTCGTCACGGCCGCCAGTTTCGTGGTCATCGACCGCGTCGGGGGGCGGTACAGACCGTGA
- a CDS encoding ABC transporter ATP-binding protein: MTSLELDGVTRRFGGTTAVDDVSLTVEDGEFFTLVGPSGCGKTTTLRLIAGFESPDEGDVRFGGESMTGVPPEDRDVGIVFQSYALFPHMSVAENVAYGLRFRDPPGDQTTDERVDELLELVDMPGMGDRSPDQLSGGQQQRVALARALAPGPSVLLLDEPMSALDARLRERLRVQVKQIQSELDITTVYVTHDQEEALSISDRLAVLNAGRVEQVGTPEAVYREPASRFVASFLGDNNVFDGGIPVETKGCSIRVGGTEFEVGEQTDGRTTVCVRPESLRFDCVHNRFAVRVESVEFLGDAYRVHCDWDGRDVLVKTREAPPTGEGTLGFDPADATLL; encoded by the coding sequence GTGACCAGCCTCGAACTCGACGGCGTGACCAGACGGTTCGGCGGGACGACCGCCGTCGACGACGTGAGCCTCACTGTCGAGGACGGCGAGTTCTTCACGCTCGTCGGCCCCTCGGGGTGCGGGAAGACGACGACCCTCCGCCTGATCGCTGGCTTCGAGTCGCCCGACGAGGGCGACGTCCGCTTCGGCGGCGAGTCGATGACCGGCGTCCCCCCGGAGGACCGCGACGTCGGCATCGTCTTCCAGAGCTACGCGCTGTTCCCCCACATGAGCGTCGCGGAGAACGTCGCCTACGGCCTGCGCTTCCGGGACCCGCCCGGCGACCAGACGACCGACGAGCGCGTCGACGAACTGCTCGAACTCGTCGACATGCCGGGGATGGGCGACCGCTCGCCCGACCAGCTCTCCGGCGGGCAACAGCAGCGTGTCGCACTCGCCCGGGCGCTCGCCCCCGGCCCCTCGGTGCTGCTGCTCGACGAACCCATGAGCGCCCTCGACGCCCGCCTGCGCGAGCGACTGCGCGTGCAGGTCAAGCAGATCCAGTCGGAACTCGACATCACCACCGTCTACGTCACGCACGACCAGGAGGAGGCGCTCTCCATCTCCGACCGCCTCGCGGTACTGAACGCCGGCCGCGTCGAACAGGTCGGCACGCCCGAGGCGGTGTACCGCGAACCGGCCTCCCGATTCGTCGCGTCGTTCCTCGGGGACAACAACGTCTTCGACGGCGGCATTCCAGTCGAAACGAAGGGGTGTTCTATTCGTGTCGGCGGAACCGAATTCGAAGTCGGAGAGCAGACAGACGGTAGAACGACGGTCTGTGTGCGACCGGAGTCCCTTCGGTTCGACTGCGTGCACAACCGCTTCGCGGTGCGCGTCGAGAGCGTCGAGTTCCTCGGGGACGCCTACCGCGTCCACTGTGACTGGGACGGCCGCGACGTCCTCGTGAAGACCCGGGAGGCGCCGCCGACCGGGGAGGGGACGCTCGGGTTCGACCCCGCGGACGCGACGCTTCTCTGA
- a CDS encoding class I SAM-dependent methyltransferase, whose amino-acid sequence MSVREEFDEWAASGRDRGMEERHWQTAKHVLARMPVEDDDFVLDLGTGSGYALRALRERGVARGYGLDGAPEMARNARSYTDDDRIGFVVGDFGSLPFADDSVDHVFSMEAFYYAADPHETLAEIRRILRPGGTFYCAVNYYEENVHSHNWQENIAVQMTRWDRPTYREAFRDAGLHVTEQDNVADRDVEIPPESAFPHEGFDTREEMVERYRTYGTLLTVGVAP is encoded by the coding sequence ATGAGCGTTCGCGAGGAGTTCGACGAGTGGGCGGCCTCGGGCCGCGACCGGGGGATGGAGGAGCGCCACTGGCAGACCGCCAAGCACGTGCTCGCCCGGATGCCCGTCGAGGACGACGACTTCGTCCTGGACCTCGGCACCGGCAGCGGGTACGCGCTCCGCGCGCTCCGGGAACGCGGCGTCGCCCGCGGCTACGGTCTCGACGGCGCCCCGGAGATGGCGCGCAACGCCCGGTCGTACACCGACGACGACCGGATCGGGTTCGTGGTCGGCGACTTCGGCTCCCTGCCGTTCGCCGACGACAGCGTCGACCACGTCTTCTCGATGGAGGCGTTCTACTACGCCGCCGACCCCCACGAGACCCTCGCGGAGATCCGACGGATTCTGCGACCCGGCGGGACGTTCTACTGCGCGGTGAACTACTACGAGGAGAACGTCCACAGCCACAACTGGCAGGAGAACATCGCCGTCCAGATGACGCGCTGGGACCGCCCGACCTACCGCGAGGCGTTCCGGGACGCCGGCCTCCACGTCACGGAGCAGGACAACGTCGCCGACCGCGACGTCGAGATTCCGCCGGAGAGTGCGTTCCCTCACGAGGGCTTCGACACGCGCGAGGAGATGGTCGAACGCTACCGTACCTACGGGACTCTCCTGACCGTCGGGGTCGCGCCGTAG
- a CDS encoding DUF2391 family protein, with protein MVGRNQRYALADSAQQVVGGFLLAGPFVVTEEVWLLANEMAWYNVVVTVAIVFAIGYGALYQADSGRDPDREAEVGGIPVRFVSLMVVSFGSVLVLGLAITAPTTFAEQLELGTEPAVIAALTLKATSVGAIFSVVGAATADSVF; from the coding sequence ATGGTCGGTCGGAACCAGCGGTACGCGCTCGCCGACTCCGCCCAGCAGGTCGTCGGCGGCTTCCTACTCGCGGGGCCGTTCGTCGTCACCGAGGAGGTGTGGCTGCTCGCCAACGAGATGGCGTGGTACAACGTGGTGGTGACGGTGGCTATCGTGTTCGCCATCGGCTACGGCGCGCTCTACCAGGCCGACTCCGGGCGCGACCCGGACCGCGAGGCGGAGGTCGGCGGGATTCCCGTGCGCTTCGTCTCCCTGATGGTCGTCTCCTTCGGCTCGGTGCTGGTCCTCGGACTCGCGATCACCGCGCCGACGACGTTCGCCGAACAGCTCGAACTCGGCACCGAGCCGGCAGTGATCGCGGCGCTCACGCTGAAAGCGACGTCAGTCGGCGCCATCTTCAGCGTCGTCGGCGCCGCGACGGCCGACAGCGTGTTCTGA
- a CDS encoding DUF7090 family protein produces MDYDLAIEGAPDAVPGGTVVLLLHPSTGETDRMDTDFLKTDTDHFLVVSTRTTAREVTQKLEYYDVDEDRAEILDTLSVERGYSRRGASHIHYVSSPDDVDGILSAVESFLADNTGKRRVSFDSLTELAYYADEERALDALVRLGELLEAHDAVALVHVSQEVHDDFVLEQFRDASDLVVELGEGGDVVTDY; encoded by the coding sequence ATGGACTACGACCTCGCCATCGAGGGTGCACCCGACGCTGTCCCGGGTGGCACTGTCGTACTGTTGCTCCACCCGAGCACGGGCGAGACGGACCGGATGGACACCGACTTCCTGAAGACCGACACCGACCACTTCCTCGTGGTCTCCACGCGGACCACCGCCCGCGAGGTGACCCAGAAACTGGAGTACTACGACGTCGACGAGGACCGCGCGGAGATCCTCGACACGCTCTCCGTCGAACGCGGCTACTCTCGACGGGGCGCCAGCCACATCCACTACGTCTCCTCGCCCGACGACGTCGACGGCATCCTCTCGGCCGTCGAGTCGTTCCTCGCGGACAACACGGGGAAGCGCCGCGTGAGCTTCGACTCGCTCACGGAGCTCGCCTACTACGCCGACGAGGAGCGTGCGCTCGACGCGCTCGTGCGCCTCGGCGAACTCCTCGAGGCACACGACGCCGTGGCGCTCGTCCACGTCTCCCAGGAGGTCCACGACGACTTCGTCCTCGAGCAGTTCCGGGACGCCAGCGACCTCGTCGTCGAACTCGGCGAGGGCGGGGACGTCGTCACCGACTACTGA
- a CDS encoding DUF7089 family protein, with translation MFSERDLGDELAAVREAYVPGALVLDCARDFQTLPPEHRDDLALLTDNIEPSEYDEAWLPGDAPQLLHQLTTTEFVVGTPGDGAVAWTTQTDPPVVFVKARIEGTPGAFADFLVAEALVEAGLGLPEQFLGFFGEQYQKFDAAVDREPATVYQLAAACCDAYRGLHTREEFEAWTEDFPALHDAWVDAGERIQPRIDGLSGEVARGETSFSDAAELACSGVKHGLDLPAPFAALDTLAYRRHGASYAVKWAEKLFTDE, from the coding sequence ATGTTCTCCGAGCGCGACCTCGGGGACGAACTCGCGGCCGTCCGGGAGGCGTACGTGCCGGGCGCGCTCGTCCTCGACTGCGCGCGGGACTTCCAGACCCTCCCCCCGGAGCACCGCGACGACCTCGCGCTCCTCACGGACAACATCGAGCCCAGCGAGTACGACGAGGCGTGGCTCCCCGGGGACGCGCCACAGCTCCTCCACCAGCTCACGACCACGGAGTTCGTGGTCGGGACGCCGGGCGACGGCGCCGTCGCCTGGACCACACAGACCGACCCGCCCGTGGTGTTCGTCAAGGCGCGCATCGAGGGCACCCCCGGCGCGTTCGCCGACTTCCTCGTCGCGGAGGCGCTCGTCGAGGCCGGCCTCGGGCTCCCCGAGCAGTTCCTCGGCTTCTTCGGCGAGCAATACCAGAAATTCGACGCCGCCGTCGACCGCGAACCGGCCACCGTCTACCAGCTAGCGGCGGCGTGCTGCGACGCCTACCGCGGCCTCCACACGCGCGAAGAGTTCGAGGCGTGGACCGAGGACTTCCCGGCACTCCACGACGCGTGGGTCGACGCGGGCGAGCGCATCCAGCCGCGCATCGACGGGCTCTCCGGGGAGGTCGCCCGCGGCGAGACGTCGTTCTCGGACGCCGCGGAACTCGCCTGCAGCGGCGTCAAACACGGCCTCGACCTGCCCGCGCCGTTCGCGGCGCTCGACACGCTCGCGTACCGGCGACACGGCGCGAGCTACGCGGTGAAGTGGGCGGAGAAACTGTTCACCGACGAGTAA
- a CDS encoding MATE family efflux transporter, which produces MPFRDRIAALLAAFPAALARLGLLDREKGEEAFDLAVPAMVTGGLRTVLRTADFFMVSIAAGDAAVAALEFGFQYYFIPFGLALALTSGTISVVSRLKGAEDDVGADFAIKQSLWLSLLVSVPITVGAWLYADPLVGLLASDAETTALGADYLRVVMLAVVFRFWSMIAARALAGAGDTRTPMYVRLVTLPTNIVLNALLIFGLLGFPELGVVGAAWGTALANALAGVVFFAVLVSGRWSVSLHLGGKQWDSAIAKEIVRVALPLAGTRLSRTFGRFPFLFVLGVFGPTTVAAYAIGRRVMLLALMPAWGYATAASTLVGQRLGANDPDEAADYGWQTLRIALATQLLIGAAIFLAAGPIARAFGAGDVALTATFIRVFGLSVAGFSVSRTLRGGLRGAGDTRWPFYGGILGTYVVRLPLAFVALPVGYAISVGPVALGPIAVPALSVAPGMGLGLIAIFAAILGDMYARAAVNLVRFRSGAWRAYGTPTTAD; this is translated from the coding sequence ATGCCGTTCCGCGACCGAATCGCCGCGCTGCTCGCGGCGTTCCCGGCGGCGCTCGCGAGACTCGGCCTGCTCGACCGGGAGAAGGGCGAGGAGGCCTTCGACCTCGCGGTCCCCGCGATGGTCACCGGCGGCCTCCGGACGGTGTTGCGGACCGCGGACTTCTTCATGGTGAGCATCGCCGCGGGCGACGCCGCCGTCGCCGCGCTCGAGTTCGGCTTCCAGTACTACTTCATCCCGTTCGGGCTCGCGCTCGCGCTCACGAGCGGCACTATCAGCGTCGTCTCCCGACTGAAGGGGGCCGAGGACGACGTCGGCGCGGACTTCGCCATCAAGCAGTCGCTGTGGCTCTCGCTGCTGGTCTCGGTCCCCATCACGGTCGGCGCGTGGCTGTACGCCGACCCGCTCGTGGGACTGCTCGCCAGCGACGCCGAGACGACAGCCCTCGGCGCGGACTACCTCCGCGTGGTGATGCTCGCGGTCGTGTTCCGGTTCTGGAGTATGATTGCCGCGCGTGCGCTCGCGGGAGCGGGGGACACCCGGACACCGATGTACGTCCGCCTGGTGACGCTTCCGACGAACATCGTGTTGAACGCGCTGCTCATCTTCGGCCTCCTCGGCTTCCCGGAGCTCGGCGTCGTCGGTGCGGCGTGGGGGACCGCACTGGCGAACGCGCTCGCCGGCGTCGTCTTCTTCGCGGTGCTCGTCTCGGGCCGCTGGAGCGTCTCGTTGCACCTCGGCGGGAAGCAGTGGGACTCGGCCATCGCGAAGGAGATCGTCCGGGTCGCGCTCCCGCTCGCGGGCACCCGGCTCTCCCGGACGTTCGGGCGGTTCCCGTTCCTGTTCGTCCTCGGCGTGTTCGGGCCGACGACCGTCGCGGCGTACGCCATCGGCCGGCGCGTCATGTTGCTCGCGCTGATGCCGGCGTGGGGGTACGCGACGGCGGCGAGTACGCTCGTCGGCCAGCGCCTCGGCGCGAACGACCCCGACGAGGCGGCGGACTACGGCTGGCAGACGCTCCGCATCGCGCTCGCCACCCAGTTGCTCATCGGCGCGGCGATCTTCCTCGCGGCCGGCCCCATCGCTCGCGCGTTCGGCGCTGGCGACGTCGCGCTGACGGCGACGTTCATCCGCGTCTTCGGACTCAGTGTCGCCGGGTTCTCCGTCTCCCGGACGCTACGCGGGGGTCTGCGCGGCGCCGGCGACACGCGCTGGCCGTTCTACGGCGGCATCCTCGGCACCTACGTGGTTCGCCTGCCGCTGGCGTTCGTCGCGCTCCCGGTCGGCTACGCCATCTCCGTGGGCCCCGTCGCGCTCGGCCCCATCGCGGTCCCCGCACTCTCCGTCGCGCCCGGGATGGGCCTGGGACTGATCGCCATCTTCGCGGCCATCCTCGGGGACATGTACGCTCGCGCCGCCGTCAACCTGGTCCGGTTCCGGTCCGGGGCGTGGCGCGCGTACGGCACACCGACGACCGCGGACTGA
- a CDS encoding Zn-ribbon domain-containing protein: MPHQCTNCGHVFADGSKEMLSGCPDCGGNKFQYHPGEVPDEPPTDAEPPEREGGSVTGAVGRAANKVRDAVSSDPDPSSVESDAASEAATADGDDVDESEGRTAWPGEEDASVDTSPAADADVDASESVDAGLADHEDSAQATARSEVVDRNSLPDTPEGRVVKEPDSPDERPDLEDLREELNDQFESIRIVAPGQYELNLMELYDRQEYIIALQEDGQYVIEVPDAWDAPESSEDY; encoded by the coding sequence ATGCCACACCAGTGTACGAACTGCGGGCACGTCTTCGCGGACGGCTCCAAGGAGATGCTCTCGGGGTGCCCGGACTGCGGCGGCAACAAGTTCCAGTACCACCCCGGGGAGGTTCCCGACGAGCCACCGACGGACGCCGAACCGCCCGAGCGCGAGGGCGGCTCCGTCACCGGCGCGGTCGGCCGTGCCGCGAACAAGGTCCGCGACGCCGTGTCGAGCGACCCCGATCCCTCGTCGGTGGAGTCCGACGCGGCGTCGGAGGCCGCGACCGCCGACGGCGACGATGTCGACGAGTCCGAGGGCCGCACGGCCTGGCCCGGCGAGGAGGACGCCAGCGTGGACACCTCCCCCGCCGCCGATGCCGACGTCGACGCGAGCGAGTCCGTCGACGCGGGCCTCGCGGACCACGAGGACAGCGCGCAGGCGACCGCCCGCAGCGAGGTCGTCGACCGCAACTCGCTGCCGGACACCCCCGAGGGCCGGGTCGTCAAGGAGCCCGATTCGCCCGACGAGCGACCGGATCTAGAGGACCTCCGCGAGGAACTGAACGACCAGTTCGAGTCGATCCGCATCGTCGCGCCGGGTCAGTACGAACTCAACCTGATGGAGCTGTACGACCGCCAGGAGTACATCATCGCGCTCCAGGAGGACGGCCAGTACGTCATCGAGGTGCCCGACGCGTGGGACGCCCCCGAGTCCAGCGAGGACTACTGA
- a CDS encoding DUF2073 domain-containing protein, with amino-acid sequence MPETTNPDGVQIDLISGQRMSGKTSMEKIRMILDGVRDGKIVVLETGLTPDEESKLIEVTMSEINPDDFTGIEIESFPQSDTKDTTLLGRLMGKESTSKLTVIGPANQIQSLHKDETLISALISRK; translated from the coding sequence ATGCCTGAGACAACCAACCCGGACGGCGTCCAGATCGACCTCATCAGCGGCCAGCGAATGTCCGGGAAGACGTCGATGGAGAAGATCCGCATGATTCTCGACGGCGTCCGCGACGGCAAGATCGTCGTCCTGGAGACGGGACTCACGCCCGACGAGGAGTCGAAACTCATCGAGGTGACGATGAGCGAGATCAACCCCGACGACTTCACCGGCATCGAGATCGAGAGCTTCCCGCAGTCCGACACCAAAGACACGACTCTGCTCGGCCGCCTGATGGGCAAGGAGTCGACGTCGAAGCTGACGGTCATCGGACCGGCGAACCAGATCCAGTCGCTCCACAAGGACGAGACGCTCATCAGCGCGCTCATCTCCCGCAAGTAA
- a CDS encoding Era-like GTP-binding protein: protein MGLFAELRDSISRVTASMFADDSEPKRIGIYGPPNAGKTTLANRIARDWTGDAVGPESHIPHETRRARRKENVEIKRNGKTVNIDIVDTPGVTTKVDYSEFLDHDMEKDEAVRRSREATEGVAEAMHWLREDVDGVIYVLDSTEDPFTQVNTMLIGIIESRELPVLILGNKTDLEDSNIQQISNAFPQHETIPLSAKEGSNMDEVYEKIAAYFG, encoded by the coding sequence ATGGGACTGTTCGCAGAACTCAGAGACAGCATATCCCGGGTCACGGCGAGCATGTTCGCCGACGACTCGGAGCCGAAACGAATCGGGATCTACGGCCCGCCTAACGCGGGTAAGACCACTCTAGCCAACCGCATCGCTCGCGACTGGACGGGCGACGCGGTCGGTCCGGAGAGCCACATCCCGCACGAGACGCGTCGCGCGCGTCGGAAGGAGAACGTCGAGATCAAACGCAACGGCAAGACCGTCAACATCGACATCGTCGACACGCCGGGGGTCACCACGAAGGTCGACTACTCGGAGTTCCTCGACCACGACATGGAGAAGGACGAGGCCGTCCGTCGCTCCCGCGAGGCCACCGAGGGCGTCGCCGAGGCGATGCACTGGCTCCGCGAGGACGTCGACGGCGTCATCTACGTCCTCGACTCCACGGAGGACCCGTTCACGCAGGTGAACACGATGCTCATCGGCATCATCGAGAGCCGGGAGCTGCCGGTGCTCATCCTCGGGAACAAGACGGACCTCGAGGACTCGAACATCCAGCAGATCTCGAACGCCTTCCCCCAGCACGAGACGATTCCGCTCTCGGCGAAGGAGGGTTCGAACATGGACGAGGTCTACGAGAAGATCGCGGCCTACTTCGGGTGA